The Solibacillus sp. FSL W7-1436 genome window below encodes:
- the dnaX gene encoding DNA polymerase III subunit gamma/tau, producing the protein MTYQAFYRVYRPQSFREMSGQTHVKRTLQNALLASKTTHAYLFSGPRGTGKTSTAKIFAKALNCENAPASEPCNECPTCLSITEGSHTDVIEFDAASNSRVEEMRDIIEKVRFAPANARFKVYIIDEVHMLSTSAFNALLKTLEEPPEHAVFILATTEPHKLPATIISRCQRFDFKRLSSIDIVERMKVVLEDIGMGYDEQALKAIAQAAAGGMRDALSLLDQVVSFSNEHVQLEDVLLVTGSVSQDAFYDIAISLQEKDVAQVLGSVENLIADGKEPLRLAEDFITFFRDLLLLKADGTLEELLEFISPDEKFLSLAGQFEANTLYGFIDILAKTQQEMRFSHHTKIYLETALLKMAQYKASPQATAAVDPAIEGKVASLESRLGQLSQQLQNGGGAPVQQKEQARQRVRPQGNQYNAPTGRIQEVLKTATKPDLQKVKSAWAGGLASLQKSHAALLADAEPVAANASAFVIKFKYDIHCQMVADNNALVSLFTQQIASEIGIQYELLCIPEPAWIRLRENFINENGLNQKKSPSDEVNAAEDLIEEPPFLDDVQVMEAQDPLITEAEKRFGKDFVEVIEE; encoded by the coding sequence TTGACATATCAAGCGTTTTATCGTGTTTATAGACCACAGTCATTTCGAGAAATGTCAGGTCAGACACATGTAAAGAGGACCCTTCAAAATGCTCTCCTCGCAAGCAAGACAACACATGCCTATTTATTTTCCGGTCCTCGAGGAACAGGGAAAACGAGTACTGCAAAAATATTCGCAAAAGCATTGAACTGTGAAAATGCCCCGGCAAGTGAGCCATGCAATGAATGCCCTACTTGTTTAAGTATTACTGAAGGTTCACATACGGATGTAATAGAATTTGATGCTGCTTCCAATTCAAGGGTGGAAGAAATGCGCGATATTATCGAAAAAGTCCGTTTTGCCCCAGCTAATGCTCGCTTTAAAGTGTACATTATAGATGAGGTGCATATGCTTTCTACGAGCGCATTCAATGCATTATTAAAAACTCTTGAAGAGCCACCTGAGCATGCGGTTTTTATTTTAGCTACAACAGAGCCTCATAAACTGCCGGCAACGATTATTTCCCGCTGTCAGCGATTTGATTTCAAACGACTTTCTTCTATAGATATAGTAGAGCGTATGAAGGTTGTATTGGAAGATATCGGTATGGGCTATGATGAGCAGGCATTAAAGGCAATTGCTCAAGCTGCAGCAGGAGGTATGCGTGATGCACTAAGTTTACTAGACCAGGTTGTTTCGTTTAGTAATGAACACGTTCAATTGGAAGATGTACTTCTTGTAACAGGTTCCGTAAGCCAAGATGCGTTTTACGATATTGCGATTTCTCTACAGGAAAAGGATGTTGCCCAAGTATTAGGAAGTGTCGAAAACTTAATTGCGGACGGGAAAGAACCATTACGCCTTGCGGAAGACTTTATTACTTTCTTCCGGGATCTGCTTCTATTAAAGGCAGATGGTACGTTAGAGGAATTATTGGAGTTTATTTCACCGGATGAAAAGTTTTTGTCATTAGCAGGCCAGTTTGAAGCTAATACACTTTACGGTTTTATCGATATTTTGGCGAAGACCCAGCAAGAAATGCGCTTTTCGCATCATACGAAAATATATTTAGAAACGGCCCTTTTAAAAATGGCCCAATATAAAGCTTCACCACAAGCGACAGCAGCAGTCGATCCAGCTATTGAAGGTAAGGTAGCTTCCCTTGAAAGCCGGTTAGGGCAACTGTCTCAACAGCTTCAAAATGGTGGAGGAGCCCCTGTTCAACAAAAGGAACAGGCCCGCCAGCGTGTACGTCCCCAAGGGAATCAATATAATGCTCCAACGGGCCGTATACAGGAAGTATTAAAAACTGCAACAAAACCTGACCTGCAAAAAGTGAAATCTGCTTGGGCGGGTGGTTTGGCAAGCTTGCAAAAATCACATGCAGCTTTATTGGCGGATGCAGAGCCTGTAGCCGCAAATGCAAGTGCTTTTGTGATAAAATTCAAGTATGATATACATTGTCAAATGGTAGCTGACAACAATGCACTTGTTTCATTGTTTACACAGCAGATCGCTTCGGAAATAGGGATTCAATATGAACTTTTATGTATACCGGAACCGGCTTGGATCCGTTTGCGTGAAAACTTTATAAATGAAAATGGCTTAAATCAAAAAAAATCACCATCGGATGAAGTGAATGCGGCGGAGGATTTAATAGAAGAGCCCCCTTTCCTTGACGATGTTCAAGTAATGGAAGCGCAAGATCCGCTCATTACAGAAGCCGAAAAACGTTTTGGAAAAGACTTTGTTGAGGTTATCGAAGAATAA
- the recR gene encoding recombination mediator RecR → MHYPEPISRLIDSFMKLPGIGPKTAARLAFHVLTMKEDTVSTFAKALVDAKRNLLYCSQCGHITDIDPCHICSDKQRDVSTICVVQDPKDVIAMEKMRDYQGLYHVLHGAISPMDGIGPEDINVASLLGRLHDERVQELILATNPTIEGEATAMYISRLVKPSGIRTTRIAHGLPVGGDLEYADEVTLSKALEGRREL, encoded by the coding sequence ATGCATTATCCAGAGCCGATATCTCGATTAATAGACAGTTTCATGAAGCTGCCGGGCATTGGTCCGAAAACAGCTGCCCGATTGGCATTTCACGTATTAACAATGAAAGAAGATACTGTATCGACATTTGCAAAAGCGCTTGTTGATGCAAAACGTAACTTACTCTATTGCTCTCAATGTGGTCATATAACAGATATCGACCCTTGTCATATATGTTCAGATAAACAACGTGATGTATCGACGATTTGTGTTGTACAGGATCCGAAAGATGTAATAGCTATGGAGAAGATGCGTGATTATCAAGGTCTTTATCATGTGTTACACGGTGCAATTTCACCGATGGACGGGATAGGACCTGAAGACATTAATGTAGCATCGTTATTGGGGCGCTTGCATGACGAGCGTGTACAAGAGTTAATATTAGCGACGAACCCGACAATAGAAGGGGAAGCGACAGCGATGTATATTTCCCGCCTTGTTAAACCATCAGGAATTCGCACTACACGTATCGCACACGGATTACCTGTTGGCGGAGATTTGGAATATGCGGATGAAGTAACATTATCAAAAGCGCTGGAAGGTAGACGCGAGCTGTAA
- a CDS encoding YaaL family protein: MLFSRKGKLKKEFDEKLVSSIKETKEALQSAKVIEELTDDYNLDVIAERKRAESIHYYLYKEARVRRVLIK, encoded by the coding sequence ATGTTATTTTCTCGGAAAGGGAAACTCAAAAAAGAATTTGATGAGAAACTAGTTTCTTCTATTAAAGAGACAAAAGAAGCATTACAAAGTGCGAAGGTAATTGAAGAATTGACCGACGATTATAACTTAGATGTAATTGCTGAACGAAAAAGAGCCGAAAGCATACATTATTACTTATATAAAGAAGCGCGTGTACGTCGTGTACTAATTAAATAA
- a CDS encoding DNA primase: MEQTISIENRIKEIFADDPLYLVIKETPTEQFFLSEPYLSDLIEKKYYSTPEVASWFNVTDAQIRYYIKPFEEYLFDGEASNPTTASVIRLDFKAVLKLRMILLLKDEYRVKGLKQLLRINKDGHIVKKRIPSSTEVGMPDNIEYRLNAMSQALEQIMKTGLFKMEQDEETEQMQLSLNHDFFKQEIKALPPEPSQELGEIQNATKKLEQENAELKKKVEEIMASNKEDIAIRIREKAIEQIVLNRLQNEAVQQYSQQKKTTLFQKLFRSSQLEVDKKLYIAAYIEERFSKQLTQALLEYHEQSLSYQDE, translated from the coding sequence ATGGAACAAACGATTTCGATAGAGAACCGTATTAAAGAAATTTTCGCAGATGATCCGTTATATTTAGTAATTAAAGAAACACCAACTGAACAATTCTTTTTATCGGAACCTTATTTGTCCGACCTCATCGAAAAGAAATACTATTCCACACCTGAAGTTGCCAGCTGGTTTAATGTCACTGATGCACAGATACGTTACTACATTAAACCGTTTGAAGAGTATCTTTTTGATGGTGAAGCGTCAAATCCCACTACAGCATCGGTTATTCGTCTGGACTTTAAAGCTGTCTTAAAATTGCGTATGATTCTGCTTTTAAAAGACGAGTATCGTGTAAAAGGTTTAAAGCAGCTGTTACGTATTAATAAAGATGGCCATATTGTAAAAAAAAGAATCCCTTCCTCAACAGAAGTAGGAATGCCCGATAATATTGAATACAGACTCAATGCCATGAGCCAGGCCCTGGAGCAGATTATGAAGACAGGTTTGTTTAAAATGGAACAAGACGAAGAAACTGAGCAGATGCAATTAAGCTTAAATCATGATTTCTTTAAACAGGAAATCAAAGCACTCCCTCCGGAACCATCACAGGAATTGGGGGAGATCCAAAATGCCACAAAAAAACTTGAACAGGAAAATGCAGAATTGAAAAAGAAAGTCGAGGAAATCATGGCTTCGAATAAAGAAGATATCGCAATTCGTATTAGGGAAAAGGCAATTGAGCAAATTGTGCTTAACCGTTTGCAAAATGAGGCAGTCCAGCAGTACTCACAACAAAAAAAGACGACTCTTTTTCAAAAACTTTTCCGTTCTTCGCAATTGGAAGTCGATAAAAAACTGTACATCGCTGCATATATAGAAGAAAGGTTTTCTAAACAACTAACTCAAGCTCTTCTTGAATACCATGAACAATCTTTAAGCTATCAAGATGAGTGA
- a CDS encoding pro-sigmaK processing inhibitor BofA family protein — MQYIGLAMVCFVVLFLFLLNKNARGKVWEYFAWFWFKIAVVIVVLFLGNLMIGAAGLLFYVPINFFSVLTIAILGIPGMMCVTLLILFK, encoded by the coding sequence ATGCAATACATAGGTTTAGCTATGGTCTGTTTTGTTGTCTTGTTTCTTTTTTTATTAAATAAAAACGCAAGAGGAAAAGTATGGGAGTACTTTGCCTGGTTCTGGTTTAAAATTGCAGTTGTTATCGTTGTACTGTTTTTAGGAAACTTAATGATCGGGGCTGCAGGGCTTCTTTTTTATGTGCCGATCAATTTCTTTTCAGTTCTTACAATAGCAATCTTAGGCATTCCCGGTATGATGTGTGTAACATTATTAATATTATTTAAATAA
- a CDS encoding YbaB/EbfC family nucleoid-associated protein, with amino-acid sequence MRGMGNMQGMMKKMQKMQKEMMEAQEALNAQLFEGAAGGGMVKVVMNGQRQMLEVNLDESVVDPEDIEMLQDLIVIATNEALKKVEETTNSTMGKFTQGMNLPF; translated from the coding sequence ATGCGTGGTATGGGTAATATGCAAGGCATGATGAAAAAAATGCAAAAAATGCAAAAAGAAATGATGGAAGCACAAGAGGCTTTAAATGCACAGTTATTTGAAGGTGCTGCAGGTGGCGGTATGGTGAAAGTAGTAATGAACGGCCAACGTCAAATGCTAGAAGTAAATTTGGATGAGTCTGTAGTAGATCCGGAAGATATCGAAATGCTACAAGATTTAATCGTTATTGCAACAAACGAAGCATTGAAAAAAGTTGAAGAGACAACAAATTCTACAATGGGCAAATTCACACAAGGGATGAACCTTCCTTTCTAA
- a CDS encoding helix-turn-helix domain-containing protein, translated as MGKLLGEEIIKLRKLRNITQQQLCKDVCSQATISLIEKGKMLPGIDILLLLSLKLNIPVTHFTDIIYLENNNLEKDLLNQVETLLSYMEYEKIYDLANNELDSETENNWYQYYFKWLYYLSGYHTKKVTIDEALLQITKLLHETPNYELNKNYLLARIQNSLAVLYSLKKEHSMSMFYYNKIDLNILDSNVLFDSNTFKLKVIFNKVKTTYDMEFYKDAIEIAKSGIAESVKTEKITYIGNFYYYLGQCYEKLGYSEEEIKYQYKRAEIFLEILGREALLKILRELKGHWLV; from the coding sequence ATGGGGAAATTATTAGGGGAAGAAATTATAAAATTGAGGAAGCTCCGAAACATTACACAACAACAACTTTGTAAAGATGTTTGTTCACAGGCAACTATTAGCCTTATTGAAAAGGGAAAGATGTTACCCGGTATTGATATTCTGTTATTACTTTCTCTTAAACTAAATATACCGGTTACACATTTCACTGATATCATCTATTTGGAAAACAATAACTTGGAAAAAGATTTATTAAATCAGGTAGAGACTTTGCTCTCTTATATGGAGTATGAAAAAATATATGATCTGGCCAACAATGAACTTGATTCTGAAACAGAAAATAACTGGTACCAATACTATTTTAAGTGGTTATATTATTTAAGTGGGTATCACACAAAAAAAGTGACAATTGATGAGGCATTGCTGCAAATTACAAAGCTGCTTCACGAGACACCGAATTATGAATTGAATAAAAATTATTTGTTGGCGCGTATTCAAAATTCATTGGCTGTTTTATATTCACTTAAGAAGGAACATAGTATGTCGATGTTCTATTATAATAAAATCGACCTGAATATTTTAGACAGCAACGTTTTATTTGATTCTAATACCTTCAAATTGAAAGTCATTTTTAATAAAGTAAAAACTACTTATGATATGGAATTTTATAAGGATGCTATTGAGATAGCAAAATCAGGCATTGCTGAATCGGTTAAAACTGAAAAAATAACGTATATAGGAAACTTCTATTATTATCTCGGACAGTGTTATGAGAAGCTTGGATATTCAGAAGAAGAGATTAAATATCAATACAAGCGTGCAGAAATCTTTTTAGAAATATTAGGACGAGAAGCTCTTTTAAAAATCTTGAGGGAATTGAAAGGGCACTGGCTCGTTTGA